The following are encoded in a window of Penaeus vannamei isolate JL-2024 chromosome 17, ASM4276789v1, whole genome shotgun sequence genomic DNA:
- the LOC138864690 gene encoding thrombospondin-related anonymous protein-like, with protein sequence MAGRILPAERIVPAGRILPAERIVEAERILPAERVLPAERILPAERILPAERIVEAERIVPAERIVPAERIVPAERIVPAERIVPAERIVPAERIVPAERIVPAERIVPAERIVPGGRVLPAERIVPAERIVPAERIVPAERILSAERIVEAERILSAERILPAERILSAERILSAERILSAERILSAERIVEAERILSAERIVPAERIVPAERVLSAERILPAERILPDSLIRLMLTG encoded by the exons atgg CTGGGAGGATCCTGCCAGCTGAGAGGATCGTGCCAGCTGGGAGGATCCTGCCAGCTGAGAGGATCGTGGAAGCTGAGAGGATCCTGCCAGCTGAGAGGGTCCTGCCAGCTGAGAGGATCCTACCAGCTGAGAGGATCCTACCAGCTGAGAGGATCGTGGAAGCTGAGAGGATCGTGCCAGCTGAGAGGATCGTGCCAGCTGAGAGGATCGTGCCAGCTGAGAGGATCGTGCCAGCTGAGAGGATCGTGCCAGCTGAGAGGATCGTGCCAGCTGAGAGGATCGTGCCAGCTGAGAGGATCGTGCCAGCTGAGAGGATCGTGCCAGCTGAGAGGATCGTGCCAGGTGGGAGGGTCCTGCCAGCTGAGAGGATCGTGCCAGCTGAGAGGATCGTGCCAGCTGAGAGGATCGTGCCAGCTGAGAGGATCCTGTCAGCTGAGAGGATCGTGGAAGCTGAGAGGATCCTGTCAGCTGAGAGGATCCTGCCAGCTGAGAGGATCCTGTCAGCTGAGAGGATCCTGTCAGCTGAGAGGATCCTGTCAGCTGAGAGGATCCTGTCAGCTGAGAGGATCGTGGAAGCTGAGAGGATCCTGTCAGCTGAGAGGATCGTGCCAGCTGAGAGGATCGTGCCAGCTGAGAGGGTCCTGTCAGCTGAGAGGATCCTGCCAGCTGAGAGGATCCTGCCAG ATTCCCTTATAAGGTTGATGCTGACAggctga